One genomic segment of Hordeum vulgare subsp. vulgare chromosome 2H, MorexV3_pseudomolecules_assembly, whole genome shotgun sequence includes these proteins:
- the LOC123431158 gene encoding CBL-interacting protein kinase 22-like, whose protein sequence is MGPEDSPAADGYSKVLQGRYELGRVLGRGGSSKVYRARDIRTGVFVAVKAIRKPHHPFSPEMAATARRSVERELAALRRVKGHPHVMRLLDVLASRSTVYLVLELARGGTLLSAMDERGRFDEPTARRLFVQLVSALAHVHSRGVFHRDVKPENLLLDEHGDLKLTDFGLCTLAGRHLGADGLAATRCGSPAYVAPEILYKKRYDAGKVDVWSSGVALFSLTAGYLPFNDANLMGMYRKIFSGRFRCPRWFSPELRCLIGRMLDPNPDTRIKIGEIMEHPWLQQDGTSSFGNIIRAGSSDPRPEVMKWEAEMEQVRGLNAFHIIAFASGCDLSGLIGPLPDRVRFAVEGVDIGSVLDKAEEIGREEGFVMRRKEEVGCGGVMFEAIGKEIIALVRVSRLLEEMLVVEVERASSSEAPKLWEMLQLGLKFSND, encoded by the coding sequence ATGGGGCCGGAAGATTCACCGGCTGCCGACGGCTACTCCAAGGTCCTGCAGGGCCGGTACGAGCTTGGCCGCGTGCTCGGCCGGGGTGGATCGTCCAAAGTCTACCGCGCGCGCGACATCCGCACGGGCGTCTTCGTCGCCGTCAAGGCCATCCGGAAGCCACACCACCCGTTCTCTCCCGAGATGGCCGCCACGGCAAGGCGGTCCGTGGAGCGGGAGCTCGCCGCGCTCCGCCGCGTGAAGGGACACCCACACGTCATGCGCCTCTTGGACGTCCTGGCATCCCGCTCCACCGTCTACCTCGTGCTAGAGCTGGCCCGCGGCGGCACCCTCCTGTCCGCGATGGACGAACGCGGCCGTTTCGACGAGCCCACGGCGCGCCGCCTGTTCGTCCAGCTCGTCTCCGCGCTGGCGCACGTGCACTCCCGTGGCGTGTTCCACCGCGACGTCAAGCCGGAGAACCTCCTGCTCGACGAGCACGGTGACCTGAAGCTCACGGACTTCGGGCTGTGCACCCTCGCCGGCCGGCATCTCGGCGCCGACGGCCTCGCGGCCACGCGCTGCGGGTCCCCGGCCTACGTCGCGCCGGAGATCCTCTACAAGAAGCGGTACGACGCCGGCAAAGTCGACGTGTGGTCCTCTGGCGTGGCGCTCTTCTCGCTCACGGCCGGCTACCTGCCGTTCAACGACGCCAACCTCATGGGCATGTACCGAAAGATCTTCTCCGGCAGATTCCGGTGCCCGAGGTGGTTCTCGCCGGAGCTCCGGTGCCTCATCGGCCGGATGCTGGACCCAAACCCAGACACGCGCATCAAAATAGGAGAAATCATGGAGCACCCGTGGCTACAACAAGATGGGACGTCCTCGTTCGGCAACATCATCCGAGCTGGTTCCTCTGATCCTAGGCCGGAAGTGATGAAATGGGAGGCGGAAATGGAGCAAGTGAGGGGGCTGAACGCGTTCCATATCATCGCGTTCGCGTCAGGATGTGACCTGAGCGGGTTGATCGGGCCTCTGCCGGATCGGGTTCGATTTGCTGTAGAAGGTGTGGACATTGGGTCGGTGCTGGATAAGGCTGAGGAGATTGGGCGCGAGGAGGGGTTTGTGATGAGGAGGAAGGAAGAGGTAGGGTGCGGTGGGGTCATGTTTGAGGCGATCGGGAAAGAGATCATCGCCCTGGTTAGGGTTAGTCGGTTGTTAGAGGAAATGTTGGTGGTTGAGGTGGAAAGAGCTAGCTCCAGTGAGGCACCTAAACTGTGGGAGATGCTTCAGCTAGGTCTTAAATTCTCAAATGATTGA